A region from the Aegilops tauschii subsp. strangulata cultivar AL8/78 chromosome 5, Aet v6.0, whole genome shotgun sequence genome encodes:
- the LOC109772035 gene encoding DNA mismatch repair protein MSH6 yields the protein MASRRLSNGRSPLVRKQSQITAFFVSPSPSPSASTPKPAAEPSQSPLNPKAGKPPLVVPSPSPSPAASTPKPAAEPSPSPLNPKARKPPLVVPSHPPPKPSPPPQQEKKHDAAAAPAGEAVGRRLRVYWPLDDAWYEGTVDAYDGGSRRHRVKYDDGEEEEVDLVKEKFEWAAEEATPPPARKLRRLRRMSDTAKAKSPSVQEDEETGDSTEDEDWKKGAAPEDDSEEEVELDDEEEEVVAVSSRKGKSRNSLSTSASVSTLRSTSGLGSASSGSTLSKKRKQVDVGALDCAKKFSFQLANTPEKAEMKVPPSCDRRERILENAHLALTGDLSERFGSRQTEKFTFLGQGRKDAKGRRPGDPAYDPRTLFLPSQFLKNLTGGQRQWWEFKSQHMDKVLFFKMGKFYELYEMDAHVGAKELDLQYMKGDQPHCGFPEKNLAVNLEKLAQKGYRVLVVEQTETPDQLELRRRETGTKDKVVRREICAMVTKGTLTEGESLLANPDPSYILSVAESYPCSSTNSQDGHTIGVCIIDVSTSKFIIGQFQDDPERHVLCSILSEIRPVEIIKPAKMLSAETERALKNNTRDPLINGLLPSTEFWDAEKTIHAIEQYYSSSDNLTASRNTVGVQNNVGCLPDLLSELIEAGDRVYALSALGGSLFYLKQVLLDDKLLPCAEFEPLTCSGLINNMRKHMILDAAALENLEILENATGGLSGTLYEQLNHCVTGFGKRMLKRWIVRPLYDCKAIQQRQGAIAIFKGVGHECAMQFRKDLCRLPDMERLLAHLFSRCGENGRSKSVVLYEDTAKRLLKQFTAALRGCQQMFQACSSIRVLTGTEGSSLLNDLLSPGKGLPDVSSILDYFRDAFDWSEADHNGRIIPLEGCDPEYDATSCAIEEIESSLQEYLKEQRKLLKDSSVKYVNVGKDTYLIEVSESLRGSVPNDYELQSTKKGVCRYWTPEVKQLISELSKVATDKESILKGILQKLIHLFIEHHSKWRQLVSVAAEIDVLVSLSIAGDYFEGPTCCPTIRELCGPDDTPTFHARNLGHPIIRSDSLGKGSFVPNNINMGGPGNASFIVLTGPNMGGKSTLLRQVCLTIILAQIGADVPAENLELSLVDRIFVRMGARDHIMAGKSTFLVELMETASVLSSATKNSLVALDELGRGTSTSDGQAIAASVLDYLVQRVQCLGLFSTHYHKLAVEHEDDKVSLCHMACQVGTGEGGLEEVTFLYRLTAGSCPKSYGVNVARLAGIPASVLQRANEKSIDFEASYGKRCCATKDKAICTQEDNFTTIKDLFRVVKAGNHQGDQATSLSRIREVQMRARAQAMEA from the exons ATGGCGTCCCGCCGCCTAAGCAACGGCCGCTCCCCTCTCGTGCGGAAGCAGAGCCAGATCACCGCCTTCTTCGTCTCCCCCTCCCCTTCCCCCTCCGCCTCCACCCCGAAGCCCGCCGCAGAGCCCTCCCAGTCGCCGCTGAACCCTAAGGCGGGGAAGCCCCCTCTCGTCGTGCCCTCCCCTTCCCCTTCCCCCGCCGCCTCCACCCCGAAGCCCGCCGCTGAACCCTCCCCGTCGCCGCTGAACCCTAAGGCGAGGAAGCCCCCTCTCGTCGTGCCCTCCCATCCCCCACCAaagccgtctccgccgccgcaGCAGGAGAAGAAGCATGATGCAGCGGCGGCGCCTGCGGGagaggcggtggggcggcggctgCGGGTGTACTGGCCGCTGGACGACGCGTGGTACGAGGGCACGGTGGATGCCTACGACGGGGGCTCCCGCCGGCACCGCGTGAAGTACGACgatggggaggaggaggaggtcgaccTCGTTAAGGAGAAATTCGAGTGGGCCGCCGAGGAGgcgacgccgccgccggccagGAAGCTGCGACGTCTTCGGAGGATGTCTGACACCGCAAAGGCGAAGTCGCCGTCTGTGCAGGAGGATGAGGAGACTGGGGATTCCACTGAGGACGAGGACTGGAAGAAGGGCGCTGCTCCGGAGGATGATTCTGAGGAGGAAGTGGAGTTGGATGACGAAGAGGAAGAGGTTGTTGCGGTCAGTTCGCGAAAGGGGAAATCAAGGAACTCCTTGTCCACGTCAGCTTCAGTGTCCACACTGCGGTCAACGTCTGGTCTTGGCTCAGCATCGTCAGGGTCAACGTTGTCAAAGAAGAGGAAACAAGTGGATGTGGGTGCATTGGATTGTGCTAAGAAGTTCAGCTTTCAACTAGCTAACACCCCTGAAAAGGCTGAAATGAAGGTGCCACCGAGCTGTGATAGGA GAGAGAGAATTTTAGAGAATGCTCACCTTGCTCTTACTGGAGACCTGTCTGAGCGCTTTGGAAGTCGGCAGACGGAGAAGTTCACATTCCTTGGGCA GGGGCGCAAAGATGCAAAAGGGAGACGACCTGGAGACCCAGCCTATGATCCAAGAACTCTCTTCTTGCCTTCCCagttcttgaagaacttgacagGTGGACAG AGGCAATGGTGGGAATTTAAATCCCAGCACATGGATAAGGTCCTGTTCTTCAAG ATGGGCAAATTCTACGAATTGTATGAGATGGATGCTCATGTTGGGGCCAAGGAGCTTGATCTTCAATACATGAAG GGTGACCAACCTCACTGTGGCTTCCCAGAGAAGAATTTAGCAGTGAATTTGGAGAAACTAGCTCAGAAG GGTTATCGCGTTCTGGTTGTAGAGCAGACCGAGACACCGGACCAGCTTGAACTTCGCCGTAGAGAGACGGGTACAAAAGACAAG GTTGTGAGGCGTGAAATATGTGCAATGGTCACAAAAGGAACACTGACAGAAGGAGAATCACTTCTGGCGAATCCAGATCCGTCATACATCTTGTCCGTGGCTGAAAGTTATCCATGTAGTTCAACAAACAGTCAAGATGGTCATACAATTGGTGTTTGTATAATTGATGTTTCTACAAGCAAATTCATCATTGGACAG TTCCAAGATGACCCTGAACGTCATGTGCTATGTTCCATTTTGTCTGAAATACGACCTGTGGAAATCATAAAGCCAGCTAAGATGCTGAGTGCAGAAACTGAGAGGGCACTGAAAAATAATACAAGAGACCCTTTGATAAATGGTTTGCTTCCATCTACGGAATTTTGGGATGCAGAGAAAACTATTCATGCCATCGAGCAATACTACAGCTCATCAGATAATCTCACTGCATCACGAAACACTGTTGGAGTACAAAACAATGTGGGCTGTCTGCCTGACCTATTAAGTGAGCTAATTGAAGCTGGTGATCGAGTGTATGCGCTTTCTGCTCTTGGAGGTTCTTTGTTTTACTTAAAGCAAGTCCTTCTGGATGACAAATTGCTTCCATGTGCTGAATTTGAGCCCCTGACATGCTCGGGGCTCATCAACAATATGCGGAAGCATATGATACTCGATGCGGCCGCACTTGAAAATTTGGAGATCCTAGAGAATGCAACTGGTGGTCTCTCAGG GACCTTGTATGAACAATTGAATCATTGTGTTACTGGATTTGGGAAAAGGATGCTCAAACGGTGGATTGTAAGGCCTTTGTACGATTGCAAAGCAATACAACAGCGTCAAGGTGCCATTGCTATTTTCAAG GGAGTTGGGCATGAATGTGCTATGCAGTTCCGTAAAGATTTATGTAGGCTTCCAGACATGGAGCGTCTGCTTGCACACCTTTTCTCTAGATG TGGTGAAAATGGGAGATCTAAGTCAGTTGTTCTATATGAAGACACAGCAAAGAGACTGCTCAAGCAGTTCACTGCCGCCCTTCGTGGTTGCCAGCAAATGTTTCAGGCATGTTCTTCTATTAGGGTGTTGACAGGCACAGAGGGGTCTTCTCTACTAAATGATTTGCTTTCACCAG GCAAAGGGTTACCAGATGTGTCATCTATTTTAGATTACTTCAGGGATGCATTTGATTGGTCAGAAGCTGATCATAATGGTCGGATCATACCTCTTGAAGGTTGTGATCCTGAATATGATGCCACTTCCTGTGCCATAGAGGAGATCGAATCCAGTCTGCAGGAGTACCTGAAGGAGCAAAGAAAGCTACTGAAGGATTCATCG GTTAAGTATGTAAATGTTGGAAAGGATACTTACCTTATTGAAGTGTCTGAGAGCCTGAGGGGTTCTGTTCCTAATGACTATGAGTTGCAGTCTACAAAAAAG GGTGTCTGTCGGTACTGGACACCAGAAGTAAAACAACTAATATCAGAACTTTCTAAGGTTGCAACAGATAAAGAATCAATATTGAAAGGCATTCTTCAGAAACTGATTCATCTCTTTATTGAGCATCACAGCAAGTGGAGACAGTTGGTGTCTGTAGCTGCTG AGATTGATGTTTTGGTTAGTCTTTCTATTGCGGGTGATTATTTTGAGGGACCAACATGCTGTCCAACTATCAGAGAATTGTGTGGTCCAGATGATACTCCTACTTTCCATGCAAGAAATCTTGGGCATCCCATTATTCGAAGTGATTCGTTAGGCAAGGGTTCATTTGTACCAAATAACATTAACATGGGTGGGCCAGGAAATGCCAGCTTTATTGTTCTTACTGGTCCAAATATGGGTGGTAAATCAACTCTCCTGCGTCAAGTTTGTCTTACCATAATATTGGCACAG ATTGGAGCAGATGTTCCGGCGGAAAACCTTGAGCTTTCTCTTGTTGACCGTATCTTTGTTCGCATGGGAGCAAGGGATCATATTATGGCTGGAAAAAGTACATTCTTGGTGGAGCTCATGGAGACTGCTTCCGTGCTT TCGTCAGCTACCAAGAATTCTCTTGTGGCTTTAGATGAGCTTGGGCGGGGCACATCAACTTCTGATGGACAAGCTATTGC GGCATCTGTTCTAGATTATCTAGTTCAGCGTGTGCAGTGTCTAGGCTTGTTTTCTACCCACTACCATAAGTTAGCAGTGGAACATGAGGATGACAAG GTATCACTTTGCCATATGGCATGCCAAGTAGGCACTGGAGAAGGAGGTTTGGAAGAGGTGACTTTCCTTTACAGATTAACAGCTGGTTCATGTCCCAAAAGCTATGGCGTGAATGTTGCTCGATTAGCAG GAATACCTGCGTCAGTGCTTCAAAGGGCTAATGAGAAGTCAATTGACTTTGAGGCTAGTTATGGGAAACGCTGCTGTGCAACTAAAGATAAGGCGATCTGTACACAGGAGGATAACTTTACTACCATTAAGGATTTGTTCCGTGTTGTGAAGGCAGGGAATCATCAAGGAGATCAGGCAACAAGCTTAAGCAGGATTCGTGAAGTACAGATGCGTGCCAGGGCGCAAGCTATGGAAGCATAG